The DNA window AACAGTTGGTATATTTTTTGGAACTACAGGAGGAAAAACTCAAGAAGTTGCTGATATCATAGCTGCTCAATTAGGAGATGCACAAGTATTTGATGTTGCTAATGGTGTTGCTGAAATGGAAGTTTTTGATAACATTATAATGGCTTCTCCAACTTATGGAATGGGAGAATTACAAGATGATTGGGCTTCTGTTATTGATGAAGTTGCTGATATGGATTTCTCTGGAAAAGTTGTTGCATTTGTTGGTGTAGGAGATGCTGCAATATTTGGAGCTAACTATGTTGAAGCTATGAAACATTTCTATGATGCTGTTGAACCTAAAGGAGCTAAAATAGTTGGATTTACTTCTACTGATGGATATGATTTTGAAGCTTCTGAAGCAGTTATTGATGGAGATAAATTTATGGGACTTGCAATAGATGCTTCATTTGATACTGATGAAATCACTTCTAAAGTTGAAGATTGGTTAGAAAACAAAGTTAAAGATGAATTACTATAATTTAGATTTATAAAAAGATTAAAAAGTGTACTAACCTCAAAAAGAAAAAAGTAAAAAAGGTTGTATAATAAATGGTGTTGATGGAAGAAATTTCATTGGCATCATTTTTTAATGGTTGTTTGTCAAATAATGTTGATAAAAAAGATGAGACTTACAATTAACAGAACTAAGAGAATTTTTTTTGAGAATAAAATCTTAAAAGATTCTCTTTTTTGTTTAATTAAATCACTTTATTGAATTAAAAAATTAAGCACTAATTGATATAATTCCTGCTTGAATTAATATACGCTTTTTAAAATTACTAAAATTTGAATATCCAAATGCTGTTCTCTTTATTGACTTAATTTTATTGTTTAAACCTTCTATCAAATCATTTGTAATGTTTGACTTAAACATATTTTCAATATATTTCATATATTTTTTTAAAGTCTTTAAAGCTGTAAGCATTTGTTTAGATACTTTCTCCTTTTTACCTAGATTTTTCTTTACAATATTTTCAAATCTTTTAAAATTATTATGTCTTATTGCTTGAAGAATATCTTGATATATATTAAAATTAACATCTAATTCAGGACTTTTTTCTAGAAGATAATCCACTTTTTGCTTAGTACTAAGTTTGTATTTAAAGCTTGAACAATAATATGGTTCTTGACAAAGGTCAAGATAATATTTTTGGAGTAATTTCCAAAATAGTTTTAATTTTCTTTTTAATGAATCATCTTTAAGAGAATTCATAGTGGATATTCTAGTTTGGTTAAAAGCTCTACTAACTAAATTAATAATATGAAATTTATCTAATAGTATCTCAGACTCAGGAAAAATAGATTTTACTAAACTAATATATGGAGAATACATTATTCCTAGCTTCAAGTGAAAATCTTGAAAAATATTCTGTCAAGAAATTTAATCTTCTATCTTCAACAATATCAATAATATTTTTAGTTTGATAATCAGCAAAGATAAAAGACATAGCACCATCAATATTTTTAACTGATTTAAACTCATCAATGCATATAGTTTCAGGTAAATGGTCTTTATTAACCTTAAAATCAGAGTAACACCCATCCATAATTCTTTGAACTGAAGAAATAGAAAGATTGTACTTCTTAGCAATAAAAGTAAGAGAAATATTTTCTTGAAGTTCTTGCGCAATAGTGTATTTAAGGTTATTAGAAATATTAGAATTATCTTTAGCAATACTAGTAGAAGGAGAAAAAGTTTTTTTACAATCTTTGCAGATATGCTTTTGTATACTAAGATTAAGTTCAATATTGTAATTTTGAAAAGAAATAAATTCAATATTACGTTCCCTAGAACCATTTTTAACAATATTTTTAGAGTTACAATGGGGGCAAGAACAATAATTAGCTTTTTGAATGATATGACAATAATCTTCTTCTGGAAAAGAAATATTATCATCTTGAATATTTAAGATAGTTTTGATAAAATTAGATAGAGACAATGAAATCACTTCCTTTATAGTTATTTTATGTGATTTAATTTTAACAGGAAAATTTTATTGTCTCAACTTTTTTTATTAAAAAATGATGCTAATGGAAATTTCTTCCATCAACACCATTTATTATACAACCATCCAAAGTATTTTTTAAAAATGGAGATATACCTTCATACTCCCCAAAAGTAGGTATTAAACTTCCTCCATAAATTGGTTTTAAATTAGTCTTTTTTAAAATTGCTAGTTG is part of the Fusobacterium nucleatum genome and encodes:
- a CDS encoding flavodoxin, whose translation is MKTVGIFFGTTGGKTQEVADIIAAQLGDAQVFDVANGVAEMEVFDNIIMASPTYGMGELQDDWASVIDEVADMDFSGKVVAFVGVGDAAIFGANYVEAMKHFYDAVEPKGAKIVGFTSTDGYDFEASEAVIDGDKFMGLAIDASFDTDEITSKVEDWLENKVKDELL